One region of Rhodophyticola sp. CCM32 genomic DNA includes:
- a CDS encoding IclR family transcriptional regulator codes for MGGHVLGSAAERPGDKPGDGTVGKALGILDEVAQFGRPVRFGEMLAQSPYPKATLYRFLQTLTNQRMLTYEPERQTYALGIRLVRLAHAAWQTSSLAPIARPHLDRLSKAIGETVHLAQLDAAQVLYVDKRNAHEPIPMYSQAGKVGPAYCTGVGKAMIAFLPQADLAPILAQQSYHQFTHNTLGSEAALCTELARIRSRGYAFDREEHEPGIICVAVPILTENGRIMGALSVTSSTERTSLDALERHVPVIKRTAKSIAEEAQSWRFPDADNTQEIGRG; via the coding sequence ATGGGAGGACATGTTTTGGGATCAGCCGCGGAAAGACCCGGCGACAAACCCGGTGACGGTACGGTGGGCAAGGCGCTTGGCATTCTGGATGAGGTGGCACAGTTTGGCCGTCCGGTCCGGTTTGGCGAAATGCTGGCACAAAGCCCCTATCCCAAGGCCACGCTTTACCGTTTCCTGCAAACGCTGACCAACCAGCGCATGCTGACCTATGAACCGGAACGCCAGACCTATGCGCTTGGCATTCGCCTTGTGCGCCTGGCCCATGCGGCCTGGCAAACCTCGTCCCTGGCGCCGATCGCCCGGCCCCATCTTGATCGGTTGAGCAAGGCAATCGGCGAAACCGTGCATCTGGCACAGCTTGACGCGGCACAGGTTCTTTATGTCGACAAACGCAACGCGCATGAACCGATCCCGATGTATTCCCAGGCCGGCAAGGTCGGCCCCGCCTATTGCACCGGTGTCGGCAAGGCGATGATCGCGTTTTTGCCCCAGGCTGATCTGGCGCCGATTCTGGCCCAGCAATCCTATCATCAATTCACCCATAACACCCTTGGCTCCGAGGCAGCGCTGTGTACCGAACTGGCGCGCATCCGGTCCCGGGGCTATGCTTTTGACCGGGAAGAGCATGAGCCGGGCATCATTTGCGTCGCGGTGCCCATCCTGACGGAAAACGGCCGGATCATGGGCGCCTTATCGGTCACATCCTCGACCGAACGTACAAGTCTGGATGCGCTGGAACGGCATGTGCCGGTGATCAAGCGCACTGCAAAATCAATCGCGGAGGAAGCGCAAAGCTGGCGTTTTCCCGATGCTGACAACACACAAGAAATCGGGAGGGGTTAA
- a CDS encoding ABC transporter ATP-binding protein, producing the protein MSGVTLSNVVKKYGDVQVIHGVDLQIEHGDFCVFVGPSGCGKSTLLRMVAGLEETTGGKIEIGTRDVTHMDPAERGVAMVFQTYALYPHMSVAENMGFGLKMNGHPREEIKKKVAEASRVLKLDEYLGRKPKALSGGQRQRVAIGRAIVRGPEVFLFDEPLSNLDAELRVEMRVEIARLHQEIGATMIYVTHDQVEAMTLADKIVVLRAGVIEQAGRPLDLYNDPDNQFVAGFIGSPAMNFFPSQAAGDVITVPGLSGAEMTPGLSALPAGPVTVGLRPQHLTVVEGDSHRVDLSEQLGGVAYHYLTATDGTRIIVEAHDQIAPAPGSAVGLSFDAEAPLFFDAKTGLRLR; encoded by the coding sequence ATGTCAGGCGTCACACTCAGCAATGTGGTGAAGAAATACGGCGATGTTCAGGTGATCCACGGGGTCGATCTGCAAATCGAGCATGGCGATTTCTGCGTTTTTGTCGGCCCGTCCGGCTGCGGGAAATCCACACTTCTCAGGATGGTCGCGGGGCTGGAGGAAACCACCGGCGGCAAGATCGAGATCGGCACCCGCGATGTGACCCATATGGACCCGGCTGAACGTGGTGTGGCGATGGTGTTTCAGACCTATGCGCTCTACCCGCATATGAGCGTGGCCGAGAATATGGGTTTTGGTCTGAAGATGAACGGCCACCCCAGGGAAGAGATCAAAAAGAAGGTGGCCGAGGCCTCCCGCGTTCTGAAACTGGATGAGTATCTGGGCCGCAAGCCCAAGGCGCTGTCGGGCGGTCAACGCCAGCGGGTGGCGATTGGCCGGGCGATTGTGCGCGGGCCGGAGGTGTTTCTGTTTGACGAACCGTTGTCAAATCTCGATGCCGAGCTTCGGGTTGAAATGCGCGTCGAGATTGCCCGTCTGCATCAGGAAATCGGCGCCACGATGATCTATGTGACCCATGATCAGGTCGAGGCGATGACCCTGGCCGACAAGATCGTGGTGCTGCGCGCGGGTGTCATCGAACAGGCGGGCCGCCCGCTGGATCTGTATAATGACCCGGACAATCAGTTTGTGGCCGGTTTCATCGGTTCGCCTGCGATGAATTTCTTCCCCAGTCAGGCCGCCGGTGATGTGATCACGGTTCCCGGTCTCAGCGGGGCGGAAATGACGCCGGGGCTTTCGGCGCTTCCCGCCGGACCCGTGACCGTGGGCCTGCGCCCCCAGCATTTGACCGTTGTTGAAGGCGACAGCCACCGCGTGGATCTGAGCGAACAACTGGGCGGTGTGGCCTATCACTACCTGACCGCAACGGACGGTACCCGCATTATCGTGGAAGCCCATGATCAGATCGCACCGGCCCCCGGCAGCGCAGTGGGGCTCAGCTTTGATGCCGAAGCGCCGCTGTTCTTCGATGCAAAGACCGGCCTGCGGCTGCGATAA